The genomic interval GATTACCACCGATATTATGGTCGGGTTTCCCGGCGAAACGGATGCTCACTTTGAGGCATCATGCCAATTTGTTGAGGACATCGGATTCAGTCAATTGCACGTCTTCCGTTATTCCCCCCGAAAAGGCACACCTGCGGCGACCTATCCAGATCAGGTGTCTCCACACGTCTCTGCCGCGCGTAGCCAAACGATGATCGCGCTTGGTGAACGCTTGAACACGGCATTTCGACAACGGATGCTTGGCAAGCAGAAAGAGGTGCTCATCGAAGCGAGCAGAGAAGGAAAAAATAATCGCCTTGCTGGCTTTACTGACAACTATCTCCGTGTTCTTGTAGATGCCCCAGAGAGCGCGATCAATCAGATTCAGCGTGTTACGCTGGGTGCGTTAGAAGGGGACTGTATCGCTGCCGCCTAACCTAAGACTCCTCCGCCTTCGCCTTCAAATCATAGAGAATATTCACCGCATCTAAGGGGGTTACCTGCGTGAGCTCCAACCGTCGGATCTCTTCGACGAGGGGATGCGTTTTCGGTGTAAAGAGTGCCATCTGTAGGGAATCGCTTTGTATTGTCTTTCGGGAGACACGGCGGCGCGGTTTCGGCAGTGTCGGATGTGCTTTAGGGGATTGACCCGTGGCACCATCCGCTTCGACGCTGAGATTGTGCTGTTCAAGCACTTCAAGTATCTGTTGTGCACGGGTAATCACGACTTGGGGGAGTCCTGCGAGCCGTGCGACGTGGATACCGTAACTTTGGTCTGCCCCCCCTGGGACAACCTTTCGGAGGAAGGTCACCTTCTGTCCATCTTCATGAACGGCGACATTGTAGTTCTTGGCACGTTTATATTTACTGGCGAGTTCCACCAACTCGTGATAGTGCGTTGCGAAGAGGGTTTTCGCCCCCATCCGCTTCTCATCTAAGAGATACTCCGAAACTGCCCACGCGATGCTGAGTCCATCAAACGTGCTGGTGCCGCGTCCGACTTCATCAAAGATCACAAGGCTGTTGCGGGTGGCATTGTTGAGAATATTCGCTGTTTCGTTCATCTCAACGAGGAAGGTGCTCTGTCCCATGACGAGGTTATCCGAGGCACCGACCCGTGTGAAAATCCGGTCTACCAAGCCGATCTTCGCAGCGGCGGCAGGCACGAAACACCCGATCTGTGCCATCAGAACGATGAGTGCCGTCTGACGCAGATACGTGCTTTTGCCGCTCATGTTCGGTCCCGTGATGATATGCAATTGCTCATCATCGCAGTTGAGGACCGTATCGTTGGGCACGAACCCCTCTTGCGTGAACAGCTGCTCGACAACCGGGTGTCTCCCATCACGGATAACGATTTCATCTACTCCTGCGACGGTAGGCTTCACGTAGTTGTATTTCGATGCGATATAGGCGAAGTTGGCAAGCACATCCGTCATGGCGAGTGCCGCCCCTATTTTCTGTATGACTTCCGTCCATTTCGACACATCCTCGCGAATCTGACAGAAGAGTTCATATTCCAGGGTCTGTATCCGATCCTCGGCGTTGAGGACCTTCGCCTCCTGTTCCTTGAGTTCAGGGGTAATGAACCGTTCGGAGTTCCGAAGCGTCTGCTTACGGATGTAATGCTCAGGCACCATGTGTAGATTCGGTTTCGTTACGTCGATGTAGTAGCCGAAGACCTGGTTAAATCCGATCTTCAAGGATTGGATACCGCTGCGTTTACGCTCCTCCTCCTGCATAGCGGCTATCCAGTCCTTTCCCTGTCCTACAATCTGCCGCAGTTCATCGAGTTCCTCACTATAACCGTCGTTTATAATACCGCCTTCACGGATTGTCGCGGGCGGGTTTGGATGGATGCCGTGCTCAATCAACGCAACTAACTCTGGCAGCGGGTCCAAAGTGTCATTCAGGGATACCAACAAGGCACTATTGCAGTTTTGGAGCTGCACCTTGACATCGGGAATCAGATGAAGGGAATCCTTGAGCGAATGCAGGTCGCGTCCGTTCACGGAACCGAGACTGATACGTGAAATGAGCCGCTCGATATCATACATCTGTCCGAGTGCATCCCGCAACTCCTCCTGCAAGCTAATCTGGGTTTTGAGCTCATCGACTGCATTGAGACGTTCTTCAACCTCTTTTTCATCGAGCAGGGGCTGTAAGAGGCACTGACGCATCCGCCTGCCCCCCATCGCCGTCACCGTCTCATCAAGGACTTCAAGGAGCGTGCCTTTCGTGGATCCGTCGCGAATGGAGGCTGTCAGTTCGAGGTTGCGTTGTGTATCGGCATCCAGCACCATGAAATCCGAGAGCGTATAGGTATGAAGCGAAACGATGTGTTCGACTTCCTGTTTCTGCGTTTCGTTCAGGTAATAGATGAGCGCACCGGCGGCAGAGATAGCAGTGGGAAGGTGTTCACATCCGAATCCGTCGAGCGAAATCGTTTGGAAATGTTCCAAGAGTTCCGTCCGAGCGGTATCCAATTCAAACCGCCAATCGGGGAGTTCATTGAGTGTCACCTTGAGTTCGGTTTTGAGACGATCAAACATCTCGGCATCCTCAAAGGTGTCGGCAAAGAGGCACTCTTTGGGGGAAAAACGGTGGATCTCCGCCCAGAGGCGTGAAGGGTCTGTCAGCTCGGTTACCATAAATTCGCCGGTAGAGAGATCTGCGACAGCGACCCCGTAGGTGTCTTTATTGAGATACATCGAAAGGATGTAATTGTTCTCTTTATGCTCCAGCACCTTTGGGTCGGTTACAGTGCCGGGTGTAACGATCCGGACGACATCGCGTTTGACGAGTCGATTCTCGTCTCGTGCGAGTTTTGCGTCCTCGGTCTGCTCCAAAATGGCGACTTTATGTCCGGCTTTGACGAGTTTATAGAGATAGGAGTCGAGTGCGTGATGTGGGATACCTGCCATCGGTGGCGGTGCGGACTTTTGGTTCTTATGACTTCTCGCTGTCAAGGCGATCTCAAGCAGACGGGCAATGAGTTCAGCGTCTTCAAAGAAGGCTTCATAGAAATCACCGACTCGACACAGGAGTATGGCATCTTCGTGCTGTTTTTTTACGTATTTATAGAGTTCCATTAATGACAGATCGGAGGGTTTTGAACGTGGCATATCGTTTCCCTTGGTTCTCATGTGCGTGGCTGTTTTTTGGACGAAGGGTCAGTTTTTAGTATCATAGCACATTCTGGCGTTTATGTCAAATCATTTATAGTTTTCAGTTGTCAGAAGGGCTAAAACGCGTTTCAGAGTATTCAGAGTAAATCTTAAACGTGATAGCAGCTTCTGTCGTCTGAATCGCGGATTTCACGGATGATACGGATGACGCGGATTTTTTAAGAGGTTTTTGAGGGGATCCGGTGTCCCTTCCTGGAAGTCGACGAATTTATAGCGTTGCCTTCATCTAAATAGTATTATTTTGGACGAAGAATTTTCTTTTCTCGCCCATATTTTTTTAGATGATAGCGGCACCCAGTAGTCAGAAGTCGGGATTCGGAGATCTCTCCTACTAGGATTATTGACTGTTAGTGTTTTTTGGGTAAAGGGATGGTTGGTTGGGGAAGATAGGTGCGGTTGGAAACCGCACCTACCGAGTTGATATATCGGATATATGTCAGAGAGAAACTACTGCATGGGTGAGAAAGGGGCAGGTAGGAGTAGTTTGCTCTCCTGCGTGATGGGTCTGACGGAGCCTTTGGGGGGCCAGACACCTGTCTCTCGCGTCTCTGCTCGGATCCGTTGGCGTTCCTCGAAACTCCTATATGCCCAGAGATGGATGAAATTGTTGATACCCCCGTATTCAGAGTACCAACAGCCTGCCAAGGATGA from Candidatus Poribacteria bacterium carries:
- the mutS gene encoding DNA mismatch repair protein MutS; the encoded protein is MPRSKPSDLSLMELYKYVKKQHEDAILLCRVGDFYEAFFEDAELIARLLEIALTARSHKNQKSAPPPMAGIPHHALDSYLYKLVKAGHKVAILEQTEDAKLARDENRLVKRDVVRIVTPGTVTDPKVLEHKENNYILSMYLNKDTYGVAVADLSTGEFMVTELTDPSRLWAEIHRFSPKECLFADTFEDAEMFDRLKTELKVTLNELPDWRFELDTARTELLEHFQTISLDGFGCEHLPTAISAAGALIYYLNETQKQEVEHIVSLHTYTLSDFMVLDADTQRNLELTASIRDGSTKGTLLEVLDETVTAMGGRRMRQCLLQPLLDEKEVEERLNAVDELKTQISLQEELRDALGQMYDIERLISRISLGSVNGRDLHSLKDSLHLIPDVKVQLQNCNSALLVSLNDTLDPLPELVALIEHGIHPNPPATIREGGIINDGYSEELDELRQIVGQGKDWIAAMQEEERKRSGIQSLKIGFNQVFGYYIDVTKPNLHMVPEHYIRKQTLRNSERFITPELKEQEAKVLNAEDRIQTLEYELFCQIREDVSKWTEVIQKIGAALAMTDVLANFAYIASKYNYVKPTVAGVDEIVIRDGRHPVVEQLFTQEGFVPNDTVLNCDDEQLHIITGPNMSGKSTYLRQTALIVLMAQIGCFVPAAAAKIGLVDRIFTRVGASDNLVMGQSTFLVEMNETANILNNATRNSLVIFDEVGRGTSTFDGLSIAWAVSEYLLDEKRMGAKTLFATHYHELVELASKYKRAKNYNVAVHEDGQKVTFLRKVVPGGADQSYGIHVARLAGLPQVVITRAQQILEVLEQHNLSVEADGATGQSPKAHPTLPKPRRRVSRKTIQSDSLQMALFTPKTHPLVEEIRRLELTQVTPLDAVNILYDLKAKAEES